In Carya illinoinensis cultivar Pawnee chromosome 10, C.illinoinensisPawnee_v1, whole genome shotgun sequence, one DNA window encodes the following:
- the LOC122278668 gene encoding uncharacterized protein LOC122278668, translating into MAVAEGILVTAPARPRSFAELVQASPQPLPEVLVPFWAPKSVDGEVCVLFNKDEIDKSAAPFRFSIVLKFLHQRSSLDSIRAFIRARWGLTKQPIVPSMLRPRNVFIQLSTEEDFVKALTREATDINGVVYRVFKWTTDFQEDKEPVFVPVWISLPGLPPNYYHDSFLRCITASLGRYLKRDNPTKRATRTEGARVCIEMDVSKEPLRAFWIGIPRQPHSFLQQVIYETLPT; encoded by the coding sequence ATGGCTGTTGCCGAGGGTATCTTGGTAACGGCTCCTGCTAGGCCACGTTCTTTTGCAGAATTGGTCCAGGCTTCTCCACAGCCTCTTCCTGAGGTTTTGGTTCCTTTTTGGGCTCCAAAATCTGTGGATGGAGAGGTGTGTGTCTTATTCAATAAGGATGAAATTGATAAATCGGCGGCTCCATTTCGGTTCTCTATTGTCCTTAAATTTCTACATCAGCGATCTTCTTTAGATTCGATCAGAGCTTTCATTCGTGCTAGATGGGGTCTCACCAAGCAACCTATTGTTCCCTCAATGTTAAGGCCTCGTAACGTTTTCATCCAGTTATCGACTGAGGAGGATTTTGTTAAGGCTTTGACGAGAGAGGCGACAGATATTAATGGTGTGGTGTATCGTGTCTTCAAGTGGACTACAGACTTTCAGGAGGATAAAGAACCTGTCTTTGTGCCTGTCTGGATTTCTTTGCCTGGTCTTCCCCCAAACTATTATCATGACTCTTTTCTGCGTTGTATTACGGCTTCTCTTGGGAGATATTTGAAACGGGATAACCCTACCAAACGTGCTACTCGGACAGAGGGGGCACGAGTTTGTATCGAGATGGATGTTTCGAAGGAGCCATTGAGGGCGTTTTGGATTGGTATCCCTCGACAACCTCATAGTTTTCTGCAGCAAGTGATATATGAGACGTTACCTACATAA
- the LOC122278670 gene encoding uncharacterized protein LOC122278670 produces MQGHNEKTCKINGHKKVSDHEPKDDGGRMDSTRMSKDQEKLQKEKENDMEQGMVIFEARETSDPLKLHDDGTHIQVDNQETENNPIDALNNLRQEVANTDGAEELTPASSHEDLDAQKETLLKEGRPDLHAVPNVMEAMNELHANFGNLVEMNEHNVAEENITEREEGEFQVWRDRYNYDSCVSNEDVGGKIWLMWKDDTNLVVQAMGDQFITVKMVENSKTILMTIVYAKCYYQDRRRLWRDLEVTNLQNVPWIVVGDFNIIRNDSERRGGRPRISVAIKDFNNSIDICGLMEMKFSGSSLSWCNGHINLTRSWARLDRGLLNALGCDEYPDAHLNYLARTSSDHVPIHFTLPRKVVHYGYPSFKFQQMWTTHDSFLECVSKVWSAEGSGLAMSRLAFKLKTLKAALRVWNKQVFGRTESNIATLEGRIKNIKANLQSSYSQEEEMDLMASQLELKVWLDREEQRLSQQAKQTWLPKGEASPVFFRAVSRQKYYQVAKMHLADGNILTSPEQIHNGAVEYFKNFLEALLSGDMPNLEGLVDKMVTEPDNADLCRVPSQQEIKEAVFSIPVDSSPGPDRFGSGFYRACWQIIYKEVVEAVVEFFSGVMLPRFYSTSFLVLIPKIPNPTSFDKFCPISLCLVFYKICSKILVNRLSSILSRIISPEQ; encoded by the exons ATGCAAGGACACAATGAGAAGACTTGTAAGATAAACGGACATAAAAAGGTGAGTGATCATGAGCCTAAAGATGATGGAGGGAGGATGGATTCGACTCGGATGAGCAAAGATCAGGAAAAACTCCAAAAGGAGAAGGAGAATGATATGGAACAAGGAATGGTGATTTTTGAAGCAAGAGAAACAAGTGATCCACTGAAGTTGCATGATGATGGAACACATATTCAAGTAGATAACCAAGAAACTGAGAATAATCCAATTGACGCCTTGAATAATTTAAGACAGGAAGTGGCCAATACAGATGGGGCCGAAGAGTTAACGCCGGCTTCTTCTCATGAGGACTTGGATGCACAAAAGGAGACTTTGTTAAAGGAGGGCAGACCTGACCTGCATGCTGTGCCTAATGTGATGGAAGCCATGAATGAGTTGCATGCAAAT TTCGGAAATCTTGTGGAGATGAATGAACATAATGTTGCTGAGGAAAATATTACGGAAAGAGAAGAAGGGGAATTTCAG GTATGGAGAGATCGGTATAATTATGATAGTTGTGTTTCAAATGAAGATGTGGGGGGAAAGATATGGTTGATGTGGAAAGATGATACTAATTTGGTAGTGCAGGCCATGGGAGATCAGTTTATTACGGTTAAAATGGTGGAAAATTCGAAAACTATTCTCATGACTATAGTTTATGCAAAATGTTATTACCAGGATCGAAGACGTTTATGGCGCGATTTAGAAGTAACTAATCTGCAGAATGTGCCATGGATTGTTGTTGGCGATTTTAATATCATTAGAAATGATAGTGAAAGACGCGGGGGGAGGCCCAGAATTTCTGTGGCTATTaaagattttaataattctattGATATATGTGGCTTAATGGAGATGAAGTTCAGTGGGTCATCGCTGTCGTGGTGTAATGGGCACATTAATCTTACTCGCAGTTGGGCTCGTCTGGATCGTGGTCTTCTTAATGCATTGGGATGTGATGAGTATCCAGATGCCCATCTTAATTACTTGGCTAGAACGTCGTCTGACCATGTGCCCATACATTTTACATTGCCCAGGAAGGTAGTGCATTATGGTTATCcctcctttaaatttcagcaaatgtggACTACACATGATTCCTTTCTTGAGTGTGTTTCTAAGGTGTGGTCGGCAGAAGGGTCGGGGTTAGCAATGTCCAGATTAGCTTTTAAACTCAAAACTCTAAAAGCTGCTCTCAGGGTCTGGAACAAACAAGTATTCGGAAGGACTGAATCAAATATTGCAACGCTGGAAGGGCGTATTAAGAATATTAAGGCTAATCTACAGAGTTCTTATTCTCAAGAGGAGGAGATGGATCTTATGGCTTCCCAGTTGGAGTTAAAGGTCTGGCTGGACAGAGAAGAACAGAGGTTATCTCAGCAGGCTAAACAAACTTGGCTGCCAAAGGGTGAAGCTTCCCCTGTTTTCTTCCGAGCAGTCAGTAGACAGAAGTATTATCAAGTGGCTAAGATGCATTTAGCGGATGGTAATATTCTTACTTCTCCCGAACAAATACATAATGGTGCTgtggaatattttaaaaattttctggAGGCTCTTCTATCAGGTGATATGCCAAACTTGGAAGGCCTGGTTGATAAGATGGTCACTGAACCCGATAATGCAGATTTGTGTAGAGTGCCATCTCAACAGGAAATTAAGGAGGCTGTTTTCTCTATTCCGGTGGATAGTAGTCCGGGACCTGATAGGTTTGGCTCTGGATTTTATCGAGCATGTTGGCAGATTATTTATAAGGAGGTTGTTGAGGCGGTGGTAGAATTTTTCAGTGGTGTAATGCTTCCAAGATTTTATTCAACCTCATTCTTGGTATTAATTCCGAAAATTCCTAATCccactagctttgataaattttgCCCGATTAGTTTATGCTTGGTGTTTTATAAGATATGCTCTAAAATTCTGGTTAATCGGTTATCTTCGATATTATCCAGAATTATTTCGCCGGAACAATGA